From a region of the Salvelinus fontinalis isolate EN_2023a chromosome 13, ASM2944872v1, whole genome shotgun sequence genome:
- the LOC129867915 gene encoding 60S ribosomal protein L23a, with the protein MAPKAKKEAVPAKTEAKVKALKAKKAVLKGVHSQRKKKIRTSPTFRRPKTLRLRRQPKYPRKSAPRRNKLDHYAIIKFPLTTESAMKKIEDNNTLVFIVDVKANKHQIKHAVKKLYDIDVAKVNTLIRPDGEKKAYVRLAPDYDALDVANKIGII; encoded by the exons CTGTCCCTGCCAAGACCGAGGCCAAGGTAAAGGCCCTGAAGGCCAAGAAGGCTGTTCTGAAAGGAGTCCACagccagaggaagaagaagatcaGAACCTCTCCAACCTTCCGCCGCCCCAAAACCCTGCGCCTCCGCAGACAACCCAAGTACCCCCGCAAGAGTGCCCCGCGCAGGAATAA GTTGGACCACTATGCCATCATTAAGTTCCCTCTGACGACAGAGTCGGCCATGAAGAAGATCGAGGACAACAACACGCTGGTCTTTATCGTAGACGTCAAGGCCAACAAGCACCAGATCAAACACGCCGTCAAGAAGCTCTACGACATCGACGTGGCCAAGGTCAACACGCTCATCCG GCCTGATGGTGAGAAGAAGGCGTATGTCCGTCTGGCTCCAGATTACGATGCGTTGGATGTTGCCAATAAG ATTGGCATCATATAA
- the LOC129867913 gene encoding serine/arginine-rich splicing factor 1B-like, protein MSGDNMSGGGSVVRGPAGNNDCRIYVGNLPPDIRTKDVEDVFYKYGAIRDIDLKNRRGGPPFAFVEFEDPRDADDAVHGRDGYDYDGYRLRVEFPRSGRGGGRGGMGGGRGGGDGGGPRGRYGPPSRRSEYRVIVSGLPSSGSWQDLKDHMREAGDVCYADVFRDGTGVVEFVRKEDMTYAVRKLDNTKFRSHEGETAYVRVKVDGPRSPSYGRSRSRSRSNGRSNSRSLSFSPPRRSRASPRYSPRHSRSRSRT, encoded by the exons ATGTCGGGGGATAATATGTCGGGAGGCGGGAGCGTGGTTCGTGGCCCAGCGGGAAACAACGACTGTCGGATCTACGTGGGTAACCTACCGCCTGATATTCGAACCAAAGACGTAGAGGATGTGTTCTATAAGTACGGAGCGATCCGGGATATCGACTTGAAGAACCGGAGAGGAGGACCGCCGTTCGCTTTCGTGGAATTCGAGGaccccag AGATGCTGATGATGCAGTGCACGGTCGTGATGGTTACGACTACGATGGTTACCGTCTCCGGGTGGAGTTCCCCCGTAGTGGTCGTggcggggggagaggggggatgggcGGTGGAAGGGGCGGGGGTGACGGAGGAGGACCCAGAGGAAGATATGGACCTCCATCACGACGCTCTGAGTACCGGGTCATCGTCTCCG GTCTCCCCTCTAGTGGTAGCTGGCAGGACCTAAAGGACCACATGCGCGAGGCAGGTGATGTATGTTATGCTGACGTGTTCCGGGACGGTACCGGCGTGGTGGAGTTCGTACGCAAGGAGGACATGACCTACGCTGTCCGCAAGCTGGACAACACCAAGTTCCGCTCCCACGAG ggagagaCTGCGTACGTGCGTGTGAAGGTGGATGGACCTCGCAGCCCCAGTTACGGACGCTCCCGCTCTCGTAGCCGTAGCAACGGGCGTAGCAACAGCCGCTCACTCAGCTTCTCACCGCCGCGACGCAGCCGGGCCTCTCCACGCTACTCACCACGACACTCGCGCTCCCGTTCCCGCACCTAG